In the Polyangiaceae bacterium genome, one interval contains:
- a CDS encoding thioredoxin domain-containing protein, whose amino-acid sequence MADDGFSLQWRRAPSGQIEVRLTGLKPPGEVDAVMTPLRRQLFGLSKVVTPESVRRDGEVTVITYPAMAAAPSLAEHPPADGFDVARELADAIGELHDRGYCHGALDPRLCFVTPNGVRILGAGIAELMEAAGARGSATEFVAPELHGGGEPTVAADVFALGKIASTTLGLPSGAAVLSRATHESPTSRHPDAWDLRDALIAARSELLARPAVLGTHAAPAAQSNEGRNDARADADAPQIANAFGSAAGAPQISADASGAAAGAPQISADASGADGSLRPAARPDVPLLQVPPPPTRREGGSWAWLFVVGGLALLLLGFAGVFAYSFSRAKPSPSATPPTVATTAPSVAPPPLVEPPPVPPPTIEPPLDPTPEQLDGGTGLADAESTPDAASVPGPAPSPPAQGPALAAQADGEAPLPVADDVPHVGPATAPVTLVVFGGLACPHTRRSIPVLDKLRTAFPADLRVYFRHRPLPQHPHAMSAARVAEGLRAAEGDESFFRLLRELSGSASGSADASELGDALRKLGLRRRPEWLTDARVAARVDEDLQYAGLFAVRETPTFFVNGERIEGFHDFRALQSVVQKERSAARALAARGMSAKDVYRARTRMNMIGIGVEVPERTCPTVGEQPARGATNPLVTIVEFSDFECPFCKRLNPALDQVLAKRGGDVRLVWRNYPLANHSQARPAATLALAAFAQKGARGFWRAHDDLFGRQGALSDATFRSIATALGLDADAALRAVQTDAYASALNDDAKEGARVGVKGTPTLFINGRMLAGARGPAELLNVVDEEIEWARRLVQSGTPRHRIYQAVCGE is encoded by the coding sequence ATGGCGGATGACGGCTTCTCTCTGCAATGGCGGCGCGCGCCCTCGGGACAGATCGAGGTTCGACTGACCGGATTGAAGCCGCCGGGCGAAGTGGACGCCGTGATGACGCCCTTGCGTCGGCAGCTGTTCGGTCTTTCCAAGGTCGTCACGCCCGAAAGTGTGCGGCGGGATGGTGAGGTGACGGTGATCACCTATCCGGCCATGGCCGCAGCGCCGAGCCTGGCGGAACATCCGCCAGCTGACGGCTTCGACGTAGCTCGCGAGCTGGCTGACGCGATCGGAGAACTGCACGACCGCGGGTACTGTCACGGTGCGCTCGATCCGCGACTGTGCTTCGTGACTCCGAACGGTGTGCGAATCCTCGGTGCGGGGATTGCGGAACTGATGGAGGCGGCGGGCGCAAGGGGGAGTGCGACGGAGTTCGTCGCCCCCGAGCTGCACGGTGGCGGAGAACCCACGGTGGCCGCGGATGTGTTCGCCTTGGGCAAGATCGCAAGCACGACCCTGGGGCTTCCGAGTGGGGCAGCGGTGCTCTCGCGTGCGACGCACGAGAGTCCGACGAGTCGCCATCCGGATGCCTGGGACTTGCGCGATGCCCTGATCGCAGCGCGGTCCGAGCTCTTGGCGCGTCCGGCCGTGCTCGGAACACACGCTGCGCCCGCGGCACAATCGAACGAAGGACGCAACGATGCGCGAGCCGACGCGGACGCGCCGCAGATTGCGAACGCGTTCGGGTCCGCCGCGGGTGCGCCGCAGATCTCTGCCGACGCGTCTGGAGCCGCCGCGGGTGCGCCGCAGATCTCTGCCGACGCGTCTGGAGCCGACGGCTCACTACGACCGGCGGCGCGCCCGGACGTGCCGCTGCTGCAGGTGCCTCCACCGCCGACACGTCGTGAAGGGGGCAGTTGGGCGTGGCTGTTCGTCGTGGGCGGCCTGGCATTGTTGCTCTTGGGGTTTGCCGGCGTGTTCGCTTATTCCTTTTCCCGGGCCAAGCCTTCGCCGTCGGCGACACCGCCCACTGTCGCGACCACTGCACCCAGTGTCGCACCGCCGCCGCTGGTGGAGCCTCCGCCAGTCCCGCCGCCCACCATCGAGCCACCGTTGGACCCGACTCCGGAGCAACTCGATGGCGGCACGGGTTTGGCAGATGCGGAGTCGACTCCGGACGCCGCCAGCGTTCCTGGGCCTGCGCCTTCGCCGCCAGCACAGGGTCCGGCCCTCGCGGCGCAGGCCGATGGCGAAGCACCGCTGCCCGTCGCGGACGACGTTCCCCACGTCGGGCCCGCGACCGCACCGGTGACCCTGGTCGTGTTCGGTGGTCTCGCGTGCCCACACACGCGACGCAGCATTCCCGTGCTCGACAAGCTGCGCACGGCGTTTCCGGCGGATCTGCGCGTGTACTTTCGACATCGCCCGCTTCCGCAGCATCCCCACGCGATGAGTGCGGCCCGCGTGGCCGAAGGGCTGCGTGCGGCGGAGGGAGACGAGTCGTTCTTCCGCCTGCTCCGCGAGTTGAGTGGGTCAGCGTCGGGATCGGCTGACGCCAGCGAGCTCGGGGACGCCCTGCGAAAGCTGGGGCTCAGGCGTCGGCCCGAATGGCTGACGGACGCGCGCGTCGCTGCGCGTGTCGATGAGGACCTGCAGTACGCCGGGCTGTTTGCGGTGCGGGAGACTCCCACGTTCTTCGTCAACGGGGAGCGCATCGAGGGGTTTCACGATTTTCGCGCTTTGCAGAGCGTCGTGCAGAAGGAACGCAGTGCGGCGCGAGCCTTGGCGGCACGCGGGATGAGCGCGAAGGACGTCTATCGGGCTCGGACGCGCATGAACATGATCGGGATTGGCGTGGAGGTTCCAGAGCGAACGTGTCCCACGGTAGGCGAGCAGCCGGCTCGCGGCGCCACGAACCCGCTGGTGACGATCGTGGAGTTCTCGGACTTCGAGTGTCCCTTCTGCAAGCGGCTCAATCCCGCCTTGGACCAGGTCCTGGCCAAGCGTGGCGGAGACGTGCGCCTGGTCTGGCGCAACTACCCCTTGGCCAACCACTCCCAGGCCAGACCCGCGGCGACTCTGGCGCTCGCGGCCTTCGCCCAGAAGGGGGCGCGCGGATTCTGGCGCGCGCACGACGATCTGTTCGGTCGTCAGGGGGCGTTGAGCGACGCGACCTTCCGCAGCATTGCGACCGCGCTCGGGCTGGATGCCGACGCAGCCCTGCGCGCAGTTCAAACCGACGCTTACGCCAGCGCGCTGAACGACGACGCGAAGGAAGGCGCCCGCGTCGGGGTCAAGGGCACGCCCACCCTGTTCATCAACGGCCGCATGCTGGCGGGTGCACGGGGGCCCGCCGAACTATTGAACGTCGTCGACGAAGAAATCGAGTGGGCGCGCCGGCTGGTCCAAAGCGGAACGCCTCGCCATCGGATCTATCAGGCCGTCTGCGGTGAGTAG
- a CDS encoding serine/threonine-protein kinase — translation MPGGDGVSGETAAAPPFSLRHPAPMDILHAEEVQRARVFFRALAILLAVLLAFLLILPGEAWIRIFTAACCGTLMALSAWTLLVIRDERRYTPTLTVNVGVIGSALGVLVVYYLGLFSAAAAMLTVGIYFFGMSRYAKAAHGVYLTIAGCYLLGTVGIALRLVPDHSLFSVERLPEMSRWYRVLMMQVVFGLTFYLARSSRRATTEAIAGAQQMRTELKQRDAQLAEAKNELDWALRTGEGQMTGQTVGDYEIELLLGRGGMGEVYSALHLPTQQRVALKLLHPNMLENPEYVQRFMREAQAAAAVPSEHVAAVYELGFTPYGGPFIAMELLDGHDLAYYLRKAVDGRLSLEAIVTMVNHAAEALAAVRDAGVVHRDLKPANLFLVDSIPQKWKVLDFGLSKIQGGAALTREVAMGTPQYMPPEQAQGLPVDHRADLYALAAITYRALTGQPPFVGDDIGPLLLDVLYTQPQQPGSFVHVAVEIELVLAVALAKKPEDRFGSVEEFANAFSAAAYGELDAQTQAHGWSLVKQYPWGTTQRRR, via the coding sequence ATGCCTGGCGGTGACGGCGTTTCTGGGGAAACAGCGGCGGCTCCGCCGTTCTCCCTGCGTCATCCCGCCCCCATGGACATCCTGCATGCGGAAGAGGTGCAGCGCGCGCGCGTCTTCTTTCGCGCGTTGGCCATCTTGCTCGCGGTGCTGCTCGCGTTCCTGCTCATCCTGCCGGGCGAGGCGTGGATTCGCATCTTCACGGCCGCGTGCTGCGGGACGTTGATGGCGCTCTCGGCGTGGACGCTGTTGGTGATCCGAGACGAGCGTCGATACACGCCGACGTTGACGGTCAACGTCGGCGTCATCGGCTCCGCCCTCGGCGTGCTCGTGGTGTACTACCTCGGCCTGTTCTCTGCGGCCGCGGCGATGCTGACGGTTGGCATCTACTTCTTCGGCATGAGCCGCTACGCCAAGGCGGCGCATGGCGTTTATCTCACGATAGCTGGGTGCTACTTGCTCGGAACCGTGGGGATCGCGCTGCGCTTGGTCCCGGACCACAGTTTGTTCTCCGTCGAGCGACTGCCGGAGATGAGCCGCTGGTACCGCGTGCTGATGATGCAGGTCGTGTTCGGCCTCACCTTCTACTTGGCGCGCAGCAGCCGCCGGGCGACCACCGAGGCCATCGCCGGCGCCCAGCAGATGCGCACTGAGTTGAAACAACGCGACGCCCAGCTGGCCGAAGCCAAGAACGAGTTGGATTGGGCGCTGCGCACCGGCGAAGGCCAAATGACGGGACAGACCGTCGGCGACTACGAGATCGAGCTGCTGCTGGGACGCGGGGGAATGGGCGAGGTCTATTCCGCTCTACACTTGCCTACGCAACAGAGAGTGGCGCTCAAGCTGCTCCACCCGAACATGTTGGAGAACCCGGAGTACGTGCAGCGCTTCATGCGGGAAGCCCAGGCGGCAGCCGCAGTTCCCTCGGAACACGTGGCTGCGGTGTACGAGCTCGGCTTCACGCCCTACGGCGGACCCTTCATCGCGATGGAGCTGCTCGACGGGCACGACTTGGCCTACTACTTGCGCAAAGCGGTGGACGGTCGTCTTTCGCTCGAAGCGATCGTCACCATGGTGAACCACGCCGCCGAGGCCCTCGCAGCCGTGCGCGACGCGGGAGTGGTGCACCGGGACCTCAAGCCCGCGAACTTGTTCCTGGTCGACTCCATCCCGCAGAAGTGGAAGGTGCTCGACTTCGGCTTGTCGAAGATCCAGGGTGGTGCCGCGCTCACGCGGGAAGTCGCGATGGGCACGCCCCAGTACATGCCACCCGAGCAAGCGCAAGGCCTGCCCGTGGATCACCGCGCAGACCTCTACGCGTTGGCGGCGATCACGTACCGCGCACTGACGGGTCAGCCTCCCTTCGTGGGGGACGACATCGGTCCCTTGCTGTTGGACGTGCTCTACACGCAGCCGCAGCAGCCCGGTAGCTTCGTGCACGTGGCCGTGGAGATCGAGCTGGTGCTCGCCGTGGCCTTGGCCAAGAAGCCGGAAGATCGATTCGGCAGCGTCGAAGAGTTCGCCAACGCCTTCAGCGCTGCGGCCTACGGTGAACTGGACGCGCAGACCCAGGCGCACGGCTGGTCGCTGGTCAAACAGTATCCTTGGGGCACCACCCAGCGCCGGCGCTGA